The DNA window AAATACGGATATGGACGTAGTGAGTGAATGCAAAGTTGGGAGTGGAGAGAAGAGCGGAACCCGGTTCAGTGCCTGTCTGCTTTTTTCGGCAAACGCACTGGCGCGGGCAATCACGGCCATCGGCGATGAAGAGTTTGGTCGGGTGGGGCTGTCGTATTCGCACGCCTACCTGCTGTCGGAAGTAATCAGTCAGCCGGGCATTACGCCCTCTGAATTAAGTGATACGCTGTACCTGACGCCATCAACGATCACGCGGCTGGTGGAAAAACTGGAGCAGAAGCAACTCGTCCGGCGGGAGTCGGAAGGTAAGAAAACGCTGATCCAGCCAACTAAAGCAGGTGAAGCGCTCCAGGCGGATATCAACGAAGCCTGGGGTCGGGTGGGGCAACGGTACGCAGCGGCCATCGGTGAAACGAATGTCTGTCAGTTAACCAAGCAGGTGTTTCAGGCGGCAAAAGCGTTGACCGGTGATGAATAGCTGGTAAGCAGATGGCTTATCGACTTGTGAAATTTTGTATGTGCAAACAACTAAACCAGTAGGCAACCATGAAACAGGACAACAAAATCATTACGATGTTAGCAGGATCGTGCGATCAGAGCGTACGAAACCTATGTCGTTCACTCGCTGAAGAAGGCGTTTCGGCCATCGTTCGGCAGAAAGAAAGCACGCTCGACGAGCCAATAGAAGAGAGTAAACACTGGTCGGGGCAACCGGGACAGGACATGTTTTTCAACAACTGGAAACTCCTGTTTTAATCATTAAATCGCCGGACAACATCCGGCGATTTTCGTTTGCGGCAAACATTGCTCTCCCGCCGTTCGTCTATAAACTGTTCTATCAGTTTTATGAAACACGGTATTGATACTATGGGTATTAAACGAGCAGTAATTACAGGGGCTAATTCGGGTATTGGCCTGGCTACGGCGAAAGCGCTGGCCGTTCGGTCGTTTGATCTGGTGCTGATCTGTCGAAACGAAAAGCGGGGACAAGCTGCATTGGCTGATGTAAAAGCCGCAAATCCAAACGTGCAGGTTGATCTGATAACGGCCGATTTGGGGGATCTAAACTCCGTTCGGCAGGCAGCGGCCGACATTCGGAAACGTTACGACCGACTCGACGTGTTGCTCAACAACGCAGGCTACACACCGGCATCGATCGAGTTTGCCCCCGATGGTACGGAGTTGTCGTTTTTCTCCAGCCACGTTGGGCACTTCGTCCTGACGCACGAGCTGCTCGATCTGATGAAGAAGACGGCGGCTAGAACAGGCGACGTGCGGATTATCAATCTCTCGTCGGCTGCGCATGCGTTCGGCAGTAAGGCCCGCTTCTTCCGCCACATCGACAACCTCTCGACCTGGGCCGCCTATGGCGATGATAAGCTGGCGAATGTACTGTTTACGAAAGGGTTGGCCACCCATCTGTCCGGCACTGGCATAACGGCTTATTCGGTGCATCCGGGCGCAGTGCGAACCAGTTTCGGCAGCGACACGCCCGGGTTTATCGGGCAGGCACTCAAACTGGCAGGTCCTCTGATGCGATCACCGGAAAAGGGTGCCCAGACGTCCGTTTTTCTGGCTTCGGCCCCACTCAAAACGATTGGTGAATCGAACAACGGTGCTTATTTCGCCGACAGCCGCCCGAAGAAGACGGCAAACCGCGACGTCACCGACGCCAACGCCGAATGGCTGTGGACAAAGTCAATGGCCTATGTGGAGGAGGTTTGATTTTGGGTTCAAGGTTTGAGGTTCAAGGTTTAAAGTCTAATGTTCAAGGTCTAAGGTTGGTCAACGTTGAACCTCAAACCTTAAACTTCAAACCTGAAACCTGCACCGCACAAAAATGGCGGGAGCCAGACAGCCACCGCCATTTTAAAACCCACTCTATGAGAATAGTTTGTCTGAATCAGCGTCGTCGGCCGAGCGGATACAGATAGCTCAGGGTGGCTTCCGTGTAGAGAGCACTGGAACGGGCCTCGCTGCCTGCCGGTGTCGTGCTGGTTAGCTGATAGCGTCCCCGCACATCAAGACCAATATGGCCCGGCCCGGTACGAACGGCCAGACCGACCCCGGCTGCTGCCCCGTAACTAAGCCGCTGCTCGTCGCGGTCGAACGGTATTTTTAAGCCATTTACACTGTTACTCGTTTCATACGCACTGTACGGACCGGCATTGATATACACCTGAGTACCCGTAACGGGACCAAACGATAGCCGGGCCAGCAACGGTACAACAACCTGATCGACGGCCGACCGGGCGATGCCGTTTCCCAGAAACCGGCTTCGGAAGGCGGTACGGCTATAGTTTACTTCGGGTTGAAACTGCACCCGTCCACTACCCACCACCAGCATCACGCCACCGATAAAGTCCGTTCCGGCGGAATACCGGTTGTTTCCCGTCAGAACGGGCGTCAGCACACCACCCCGCGCCCCGATGCGTACCCGTGTCCGCTCGGAGATGTGCACAACAGGCATCGCAGCTTCCTCAGTCCGGCTGTCAGTTTCGACGGGCGCAGGCGCTGATTCCGGGCGCGGCTGCCCGACAACAGGCTGTTTTTGCTTCGTCACCGGTTTGACCCCGGTCGATCGGTGACTGATGCCGTTGTATTGATCGTACAAAGCCTGCTGCCGGTTGGGCGGAGCCGATTGCCCCAGCACCGAAACGGTGGTCAGACCTGTTAGAACTAGTGCCGACAAATTGGTGTGCCAGAACGGATTCATAAATCGGTAGTGTAAGTTTAGCGGATAAGCGAATGGAACTGACTAATGTCTGAGTAAGCGGTCGTTGGTTGAGCTTACGGCGTTTACGGCTGTCGCGTTCGGTCGATGGCGAGTTGAACGGCAGCTGCCGCGTTGAGCAAACCACCCGTCTGACTCAGGGTACTGAACGGCGTCAGATCGCCCGAACGGCCGGGGCGATTTACCACCAGCGTGGGGCGGTGTGTGCTTTCCCGCAGGATGTTACAAACCTGAACGGCTGTCAACTGCGGGAAATAAGAGCGAATCAGGGCCGCGACCCCCGCCACGTGCGGAGCGGACATACTCGTTCCCGAAAAAACGGCGTATTGGTTGTGCGGTACGGTTGAGTTGATATCGGTGCCCGGCGCAAACAGATCAACCTGATTCAGGCTGTAGTTAGACGACGAAGCCGCTAGCCGATTATTCAGGTATCGGGTGCTGTTCCCAACGGTCAGTACGTTGGGGGCGCGTCGGCCCTGCTCGTCGGTAGCTGAGGGATAATTGGTTGTTTTGTCGAGGTCTTCGCCGTTGTTGCCAGCCGCGTGAACAATGATTACGTCGTGATCGAGGGCGTAGCGAATGGCGGCATCAACCTGCTCTTTAAACGGCGACAAGCGCTTGCCGAAACTCATATTCAACACTTTCGCCCCATTGTCGACGGCGTACCGAATGCCGTTGGCGATGTCTTTATCGCGTTCATCGCCGTTGGCCGGAACCACCGCTACCGACATAATCCGGACATTGTCGGCCACCCCGTCGATACCGATACCATTGCCACGAGTGGCCCCGATGATACCCGCCACGTGGCTACCGTGCAGCCCCAGTTCGGCTGACTTACCGATTACAACCGCCGGGTTACCATAGTAGCGTTCGGTTAAATCTGCCGGATTGTCGCCAACCGACTGCCGGGCGTTATAGGCTGGATTGTACGCAATCAGGGCTTCGCCACCGGCAATGAGCATGAACCGATCGAAGTGTTGCCGCACCAGATTCAGGTAATTGGCAAACGAACCGTAGGGCGGCTGATAAGCACGGGCCAACGTTTGCCGAACCGCTACAGCTACGGAGTCGGTGCCGATGTTTGCCGAGCGAATGGCGGCTTGAGACGTGACCGAGTCGGGCAGGAGCGTGGCCAGTTGATTGGCGGTTTGCCAAAACCGGGCCGTGTCGGTGAAGGCCAGCAACTGGGGCAGGGCGGCTTTGTAGCGGGGTAAAAACAGCTTCTTAGCCTGCTGGTAAGTATCGTACTGCCGTTGCTCCGTTGGCGATAGCGACGCCCGGTTTGCGTTGTCGTATTTACCGCGCAGCAGCAGGTAGGTCTGCGTAATCTCGGGCTGATCGTACTCGTAAGTCGTGCCGTCGGGAGCACCCAGAAAATTCCAGCCGTGCACATCATCGACGTAGCCGTTTTTATCGTCGTCGGTGCCGTTGCCCGGCTGTTCATTCGGATTTGTCCAAAGTACGGACCGCAGATCGGGGTGCTCAAGGTCGACGCCCGAATCGAGGACACCCACCGTAACGGGCACAGACGGGCGGCCTTTTAGCAGATCATACGCTTTGTTCAGGCTGATGCCCGCAACAGAATCGGCCTTCGGGTCGAGGTACGGCCAGTCAGTGGCGTTGATCCGCGTCTGCGCCGATAGTAGGGCCGGGGTTAGCAGGTACCAGCAAACCGCAACCAGGCCGATACCGTATCGTTTCATGGCAAAAGGGGCGTTGTTAGTTTTATGAATAGAGGTACGAGGTAAACGTCTATACAACGTACTGACGGGTCCTGCTCGTGTATGTAACCGTTTCTCCAGCAGTTTTCCGCTCTATTGGATAGAGTGGTATAGTTCGCTAGCGGCATATAGCAGGACTACAACCCATAAACCAATAGATGGGTCTATACGGAAAAAAATGAATTGACTTTTGTATGAACCGGATTACGCTCCTGCTGTTTGTGCTGCTGAATACACTCGCCTGTCAGTCAACGAAGGATCTGATTGCGCCCGGTGCGGGGCTGATTGGGTCGTGGCAATACGTGGAGCGGGGCTATTCACCGGGTGCGGGCTATATCGTCGATCAGATACCCCGAAAACCTATTCAGCGGATCGATTTTTTGGCAGATAATACGGTACTGACCTCGAAAATCGATGATCAGTTCTTCTCGTCAGCTCGTACATACCGCATCGATTCATTACAGCGAGGAGCAGTACGTGTGGCTTACGTGTCGCTGTTCGATGCAGCAGGTAAATTGCTTGGTTTGCAGATGGGGGTAGGTATTCGCAACGACACACTCCGGTTGTCACCACCCTGTATCGAAGGATGCCATTCCGCATTTGTGCGGCTACGCAACTAGCTGAACATGTCTTTGTGAAACACGACCCCCGTACCGCGCAATGTCACTTTGCCCGTTGACGGATCAACAACCGTGCAGCTGATTTCGGCCGTGTGTCGGCGCGTGTCGATGGATTCACACTTGAACCGCGCTTCGTACGACGTGTCGGGGTACATAGGCCGGACAAATTCCAGTAACTGCGACAGGTGCACCCCACCCGTTCCGCCGAAATCGCGCCCAAACACTTTAGCAAATACGCTGGCACTCAGCATTCCGTGCATGATCGGGCGTTTGAACGGCGTCTGCGCAGCATACTCCGCATCGAGGTGGAGCGGATTATCGTCGCCGGTTAGTTCGGCAAACCGCCGGACGTCGTCCTGCGAGAACTGGTATTCGTGGCTGTACGTATCGCCCGGTTGCATGTGAGTAGGGGAGGCAGGTTAGCGTAAGGAGGGTGTAATGTCTGGATAAAACGCGAAAAGCCCGCTACACACTGAGCGGGCTTTTCACATTTAGGTATGCTGTCTGGCTTAATAGCCGGGGTTTTGCTGACGGGCCAGCACCGGGTTATTGTTGATTTCCTCCAGCGGAATGGGCCACACAAACCGGTAGTCGTTGTATGGAATGGCGGGTTCCGTTGCAAACGTCGTCGTCGTGCTGTTGGTATACAGCGGGGCAAAGTTCGTGATGTTGATCGCGGCCTTTGCCGGAATACCCGATGCCTGCCGGAAGGTTGCATCCGTAGCCAGCCGGTGAATATCCAGCCAACGCATACCCTCGGCCAGAAACTCCGGCCGACGTTCGTTGATGATAGCACGGGTCAGGTCGGTTGCCGAAGCAAAGCTGGCGGCCGTGTACTGGTTGGCCGCCGTCGTTACCGAGCGGTTCCGAACGGCGTTGAGTAACGCCAGCGCCCGCGAATCGACACCAGAACCACCGCGCGACAGGGCTTCGGCCAGATTCAGCAGTACTTCCGCGTACCGGATGATCGGCGCGTTTTCCGTGCGTGTCGTCGCGTCCGGATACTTGCGGGTGAAATAACCGCCCTTACCCGACGAACCGACTGCATCCGCTGCGGTAGCCGTACCGGGTGCCTTGCGCAGGTCGCCAGCTGGGAAGAAGGGTTGATTCCAGAGAATAGGGCTAATCAGGATAATGCCCCGGCCACCCAGCGAACTCGCCGTGTACATAGCGGCTGGTGCCCCGTTGACGCCCGCGTTGTCGACGTCGTTGTTCTCCATCGAGAAAATCGACTCGGCGTTCGACTTGTTGGCTGAACCAAAAGCCCCCAGTGGTGTCGATGCCAGGGCATACGAACCGACTGTGCTGTTGAATGGCGACGCGTTCGGAACCAGCTTGTTGGCCTCCCGAATCACTTCCGCCCAGTTGTTCTGGTGCAGACGGACCCGCGTTTTAAACGCGATGGCCGCGCCTTTGGTCAGGCGGGTTATTTTCAGGTTACCCGTCCGCGACTCGGGCAGGTTGGTTTCGGCGTAATCCAGGTCAGCCAAAATCTGGGTGTAGCACTCAGCTACCGTGTTGCGGCCCTGCTGAATAGCTTCTGTAACGGTGCTGCCGCCCGTTACGGCCGTTGTCCGGTAAGGAACACCGCCCGCAGCCGCCGTCGGATTATCGCCGTATGGCCGGGCGAAATTGACCAGCAGGTAGTGGTGACCCATTGCCCGTAGGAACCGGCACTCGGCAATGTAAGCGTTGATCTGCTCCTGTGTGAGGGCTGTCGACGGCTGTACGCTGTTCAGGCCCGCGATAACGACGTTGGCCCGGTTAATCATCGCGTAGGC is part of the Spirosoma rhododendri genome and encodes:
- a CDS encoding MarR family winged helix-turn-helix transcriptional regulator, coding for MDVVSECKVGSGEKSGTRFSACLLFSANALARAITAIGDEEFGRVGLSYSHAYLLSEVISQPGITPSELSDTLYLTPSTITRLVEKLEQKQLVRRESEGKKTLIQPTKAGEALQADINEAWGRVGQRYAAAIGETNVCQLTKQVFQAAKALTGDE
- a CDS encoding SDR family NAD(P)-dependent oxidoreductase — encoded protein: MGIKRAVITGANSGIGLATAKALAVRSFDLVLICRNEKRGQAALADVKAANPNVQVDLITADLGDLNSVRQAAADIRKRYDRLDVLLNNAGYTPASIEFAPDGTELSFFSSHVGHFVLTHELLDLMKKTAARTGDVRIINLSSAAHAFGSKARFFRHIDNLSTWAAYGDDKLANVLFTKGLATHLSGTGITAYSVHPGAVRTSFGSDTPGFIGQALKLAGPLMRSPEKGAQTSVFLASAPLKTIGESNNGAYFADSRPKKTANRDVTDANAEWLWTKSMAYVEEV
- a CDS encoding porin family protein is translated as MNPFWHTNLSALVLTGLTTVSVLGQSAPPNRQQALYDQYNGISHRSTGVKPVTKQKQPVVGQPRPESAPAPVETDSRTEEAAMPVVHISERTRVRIGARGGVLTPVLTGNNRYSAGTDFIGGVMLVVGSGRVQFQPEVNYSRTAFRSRFLGNGIARSAVDQVVVPLLARLSFGPVTGTQVYINAGPYSAYETSNSVNGLKIPFDRDEQRLSYGAAAGVGLAVRTGPGHIGLDVRGRYQLTSTTPAGSEARSSALYTEATLSYLYPLGRRR
- a CDS encoding S8 family peptidase, with product MKRYGIGLVAVCWYLLTPALLSAQTRINATDWPYLDPKADSVAGISLNKAYDLLKGRPSVPVTVGVLDSGVDLEHPDLRSVLWTNPNEQPGNGTDDDKNGYVDDVHGWNFLGAPDGTTYEYDQPEITQTYLLLRGKYDNANRASLSPTEQRQYDTYQQAKKLFLPRYKAALPQLLAFTDTARFWQTANQLATLLPDSVTSQAAIRSANIGTDSVAVAVRQTLARAYQPPYGSFANYLNLVRQHFDRFMLIAGGEALIAYNPAYNARQSVGDNPADLTERYYGNPAVVIGKSAELGLHGSHVAGIIGATRGNGIGIDGVADNVRIMSVAVVPANGDERDKDIANGIRYAVDNGAKVLNMSFGKRLSPFKEQVDAAIRYALDHDVIIVHAAGNNGEDLDKTTNYPSATDEQGRRAPNVLTVGNSTRYLNNRLAASSSNYSLNQVDLFAPGTDINSTVPHNQYAVFSGTSMSAPHVAGVAALIRSYFPQLTAVQVCNILRESTHRPTLVVNRPGRSGDLTPFSTLSQTGGLLNAAAAVQLAIDRTRQP
- a CDS encoding type 1 periplasmic-binding domain-containing protein, whose amino-acid sequence is MNRITLLLFVLLNTLACQSTKDLIAPGAGLIGSWQYVERGYSPGAGYIVDQIPRKPIQRIDFLADNTVLTSKIDDQFFSSARTYRIDSLQRGAVRVAYVSLFDAAGKLLGLQMGVGIRNDTLRLSPPCIEGCHSAFVRLRN
- a CDS encoding MaoC family dehydratase; amino-acid sequence: MQPGDTYSHEYQFSQDDVRRFAELTGDDNPLHLDAEYAAQTPFKRPIMHGMLSASVFAKVFGRDFGGTGGVHLSQLLEFVRPMYPDTSYEARFKCESIDTRRHTAEISCTVVDPSTGKVTLRGTGVVFHKDMFS
- a CDS encoding RagB/SusD family nutrient uptake outer membrane protein, which translates into the protein MTFKKSYIYFALGGSLLMSSCNVTDLEPQTALSETTAFQTPERIALAVAGVYDGGQSGFYAGGAVRGYSFGAAHLEQGDVRGEDMALAATFYGVTYQSTYDATQPNNVYYWQNAYAMINRANVVIAGLNSVQPSTALTQEQINAYIAECRFLRAMGHHYLLVNFARPYGDNPTAAAGGVPYRTTAVTGGSTVTEAIQQGRNTVAECYTQILADLDYAETNLPESRTGNLKITRLTKGAAIAFKTRVRLHQNNWAEVIREANKLVPNASPFNSTVGSYALASTPLGAFGSANKSNAESIFSMENNDVDNAGVNGAPAAMYTASSLGGRGIILISPILWNQPFFPAGDLRKAPGTATAADAVGSSGKGGYFTRKYPDATTRTENAPIIRYAEVLLNLAEALSRGGSGVDSRALALLNAVRNRSVTTAANQYTAASFASATDLTRAIINERRPEFLAEGMRWLDIHRLATDATFRQASGIPAKAAINITNFAPLYTNSTTTTFATEPAIPYNDYRFVWPIPLEEINNNPVLARQQNPGY